A genomic region of Antennarius striatus isolate MH-2024 chromosome 4, ASM4005453v1, whole genome shotgun sequence contains the following coding sequences:
- the LOC137594220 gene encoding genetic suppressor element 1-like isoform X1 — protein MFHSASELEGKGSRTMFGLKTSHFYLPGMNHESNKSPSLGMISTANRTTATVSPLSPLTNGNAAAQSANGFAAALRKLAKQAEDPRGSAVSGDSSPVTSPATSHSSPVTTPKRGSLGPLLGQTRGLGVPNPPPVVTIAPTKTSNGLWRADGRQVRRVEPSVQGLSRERVSADNTQQQQDKRTPLAHSPHHLPHPFSLTPSNIMQDPRIQSLSLPGQMHPVVPSGAVPEEYLRALRPFAAASDDLRLTSLPLTLDPAAAAAHAAAAAAAYYHPAYLHHPLSLPRMEESLCLSALRSQFYSVAGGGTFPPLHPSALHLHLPGGPYAGDLNHPALAERLQMENELRQREMQQEREREKEREREAGLEREREREREREREEERGRERERELDRQKERQRERQQQMVREAESHYLAELQARMAPPEDRAWPGERMTPNRPDKTKDSEHPGLPAPKPLSLQPGLNSSRSSIPHSVPSLVPCHLGKHHAAAAAAAGGIHGTLAAAALTHRMSEAAWLTHQRRQGQEREGPLEMGLNSPGKWAEPKRDNHRTNSVRHITGSKDVTPCLGAPPPLISPKSLHHPPAPSTTLWNPASLVDAPADSRRRLTPPTPPSRPPPGLTRADRVPQSWGGEKLEDGGRRRTEGTERCASVRGVGLTETGSWSKAEQDRAVQSLYHRHHTSNLYHRSCVAPDAGRQHQTASPPPLRERQPHDSMLVYDEVLQQHRWLLSKLDLEERKRREAREGGYYYEQNESYDESDEEEVKAHLRRVTEQPPLKLDTSSEKVDFLRVCGLTTLTHRDELLAWKRRKRRRVMRERSLSPQAVRCKRKTSSPSKITTPLTTPYSAEQMDSTPKLEEKKDFLLMFNLSHVSPQQRRDKERTEELLRAIQRKTVTLDTLRYNPLPLSSSPPALSSGESSSASPSCQSNGHLDPDSPSPSPPHLLKPKRRLQNDTLKPALDSHTACIPLPSTLHREKAEFTEAPSNKKHQGIQSSVVASPQKKEPSPVQNGWNRPPESFTPEAFAQHFHQAVLQSTNSTLQSKGISNCISGTSLKAGRSFPHSNSHLKSSNPNHASQHTHINGHHFHFPAVSKNTPGPQENLSDEDESSQEEEDEEEELEASSNKWRGIEAIFEAYQEYVDEWSIERQVLHGQCKRLEVQNYNLTRTAEQLSLTMGELVSQRQKVREERERLQAQLEHFRRCLTLPSIHWGRGQINGHTPR, from the exons gtATGAACCATGAGTCCAATAAATCACCATCATTAGGAATGATCTCCACGGCAAACCGAACCACGGCTACCGTCAGTCCCCTCAGCCCGTTAACCAATGGGAACGCAGCTGCTCAGTCTGCAAACGGATTCGCTGCTGCCCTGCGTAAACTGGCCAAACAGGCCGAGGATCCCAGAG GTTCTGCTGTTAGCGGCGACTCGTCTCCCGTCACTTCCCCGGCTACCAGCCACAGTTCCCCGGTCACCACACCTAAGCGGGGCTCATTAGGACCCCTTCTGGGCCAGACCAGGGGTCTCGGTGTCCCCAACCCTCCTCCGGTTGTGACCATTGCCCCTACCAAGACCAGCAACGGCCTGTGGAGGGCCGACGGACGGCAGGTGAGGAGG GTGGAGCCAAGTGTTCAGGGCCTCAGCAGGGAGCGGGTCAGCGCTGACAACACCCAGCAACAGCAGGATAAGAGGACTCCTCTTGCCCACTCCCCACACCATCTTCCTCACCCCTTCAGCCTCACCCCCAGCAACATCATGCAAGACCCCAGAATACAGAGCCTTAG TTTGCCGGGGCAGATGCACCCTGTGGTTCCATCGGGGGCCGTCCCAGAGGAGTATCTGAGAGCGCTCCGGCCCTTCGCCGCCGCCTCCGACGACCTCCGCCTGACCTCTCTGCCCCTGACCCTTGACCCCGCCGCTGCTGCCGCCcacgctgcagctgctgctgctgcgtaCTATCACCCTGCCTATTTGCACCACCCGCTGTCCCTACCGAG GATGGAGGAGTCTCTGTGTCTTTCTGCACTGCGGTCGCAGTTCTACTCTGTGGCTGGGGGGGGCACCTTCCCTCCTCTCCACCCGTCTGCCCTCCACCTACACCTGCCTGGAGGCCCCTACGCTGGAGACCTGAACCACCCAGCACTGGCTGAGAG GCTACAGATGGAGAACGAGCTCCGCCAGCGAGAGATGCAGCAAGAGCGCGAACGAGAGAAGGAAAGGGAGCGCGAGGCTGGGCTGGAACGGGAGAGGGAGcgcgagagggagagagagagggaggaggaacgAGGGAGAGAGCGGGAGAGAGAGCTggacagacagaaggagaggcagagggagaggCAGCAGCAGATGGTCAGGGAGGCGGAGAGCCACTACCTGGCCGAGCTGCAGGCTCGGATGGCGCCACCAGAGGACAGGGCCTGGCCCGGGGAGAGGATGACCCCGAACAGACCGG ATAAAACCAAGGACTCAGAGCACCCAGGTCTACCAGCCCCCAAACCCCTGTCCCTGCAGCCTGGCCTAAACTCCTCCAGAAGCTCCATTCCTCACTCGGTGCCCAGCCTGGTGCCCTGTCACCTGGGGAAGCatcacgctgctgctgctgctgctgctggggggatCCATGGGACGCTGGCGGCTGCAGCGTTGACTCACAGGATGAGCGAAGCAGCATGGTTAACACATCAGCGAAGACAAGGGCAGGAGAGGGAAGGTCCATTGGAGATGGGTCTCAATTCACCTGGGAAATGGGCGGAGCCAAAGAGAGACAACCACAG AACCAACTCAGTACGTCACATCACGGGCAGCAAAGATGTGACTCCCTGCCTCGGTGCCCCACCCCCCCTTATCTCCCCCAAGAGTCTCCATCATCCTCCTGCCCCTTCCACTACACTGTGGAACCCAGCCTCCCTTGTCGACGCTCCTGCAGACTCACGCAGGAGACTCACCCCTCCCACACCGCCCAGTCGACCTCCACCCGGACTGACCAGAGCTGACAGAGTCCCccagagctgggggggggagAAGCTGGAAGATGGAGgcagaaggagaacagaaggaaCGGAAAGATGCGCCTCAGTGAGAGGAGTTGGTTTGACAGAAACAGGCTCCTGGAGCAAGGCGGAGCAGGACCGAGCCGTCCAGAGCCTTTACCACCGGCATCACACCAGCAACCTCTACCACAGGTCGTGTGTGGCTCCTGATGCTGGGAGGCAGCACCAAACGGCCTCCCCACCCCCGCTGAGGGAACGCCAGCCACATGACAGCATGCTGGTGTACGACGAGGTTCTCCAGCAGCACCGCTGGCTGCTCAGTAAGCTGgacctggaggagaggaagaggagggaggctAGAGAGGGAG GTTATTACTATGAACAGAATGAGTCATATGATGagagcgatgaagaggaggtgaaaGCCCATTTGAGGAGAGTGACAGAACAGCCTCCACTGAAATTGGACACATCCTCAGAG AAAGTGGActttctgcgtgtgtgtggtcTAACTACACTGACCCATCGTGATGAGCTCCTCgcatggaagaggaggaagaggaggagggtgatgagagaGCGCAGTCTCTCTCCACAGGCTGTGCGATGCAAGAGAAAGACCTCCTCGCCTTCGAAAATCACAACTCCTTTAACGACCCCGTACTCAGCCGAGCAGATGGACAGCACCCcgaagctggaggagaagaaggactTCCTCCTCATGTTCAACCTTTCCCATGTTAGCCCCCAGCAGAGGAGAG ATAAGGAGAGGACAGAGGAGCTCCTGAGGGCAATTCAGAGGAAGACTGTGACGTTGGATACACTCCGATATAATCCTTTACCTCTGAGCAGCAGTCCTCCTGCTCTGTCATCTG GCGAATCCTCATCTGCTTCTCCGTCGTGTCAATCAAACGGGCATTTGGACCCAGACTCCCCCAGCCCTTCCCCTCCCCACCTTCTCAAACCGAAGCGTCGCCTCCAGAATGACACACTCAAACCTGCTCTGGACTCCCACACAGCCTGCATCCCTCTGCCCTCAACTCTCCATCGTGAAAAGGCTGAATTCACGGAGGCTCCATCAAACAAGAAGCACCAGGGAATCCAGAGCAGCGTTGTGGCTTCTCCTCAGAAAAAGGAGCCAAGTCCTGTGCAGAATGGATGGAATCGCCCCCCTGAGAGCTTCACACCAGAGGCCTTTGCTCAGCATTTCCATCAGGCTGTGCTGCAGTCCACAAACAGCACGCTGCAGAGTAAAG GAATCTCAAACTGCATCTCTGGCACCAGCCTGAAGGCCGGCCGTTCATTTCCTCACAGCAACTCTCATCTGAAAAGCTCAAATCCTAACCACGCctctcagcacacacacatcaatggCCATCACTTCCATTTCCCCGCAGTCAGCAAGAACACTCCAGGACCACAGGAAAACCTTTCTGATGAGGATGAGTCtagtcaggaggaggaagacgaggaggaagagttgGAAGCATCATCAAATAAGTGGAGAGGAATTGAAGCTATTTTTGAGGCCTACCAGGAGTATGTTGATG AATGGAGTATAGAGAGGCAGGTTCTTCATGGACAGTGTAAAAGACTTGAAGTACAGAATTACAACCTGACCCGAACTGCAGAGCAGCTCTCTCTCACTATGGGG GAGCTGGTGAGCCAGAGGCAGAAagtcagagaggagagggagagactgcAAGCTCAGCTGGAGCACTTCAGGCGATGTTTAACACTACCCAGCATTCACTGGGGCAGGGGCCAAATCAATGGGCACACACCGAGGTGA
- the LOC137594220 gene encoding genetic suppressor element 1-like isoform X2, producing MFHSASELEGKGSRTMFGLKTSHFYLPGMNHESNKSPSLGMISTANRTTATVSPLSPLTNGNAAAQSANGFAAALRKLAKQAEDPRGSAVSGDSSPVTSPATSHSSPVTTPKRGSLGPLLGQTRGLGVPNPPPVVTIAPTKTSNGLWRADGRQVEPSVQGLSRERVSADNTQQQQDKRTPLAHSPHHLPHPFSLTPSNIMQDPRIQSLSLPGQMHPVVPSGAVPEEYLRALRPFAAASDDLRLTSLPLTLDPAAAAAHAAAAAAAYYHPAYLHHPLSLPRMEESLCLSALRSQFYSVAGGGTFPPLHPSALHLHLPGGPYAGDLNHPALAERLQMENELRQREMQQEREREKEREREAGLEREREREREREREEERGRERERELDRQKERQRERQQQMVREAESHYLAELQARMAPPEDRAWPGERMTPNRPDKTKDSEHPGLPAPKPLSLQPGLNSSRSSIPHSVPSLVPCHLGKHHAAAAAAAGGIHGTLAAAALTHRMSEAAWLTHQRRQGQEREGPLEMGLNSPGKWAEPKRDNHRTNSVRHITGSKDVTPCLGAPPPLISPKSLHHPPAPSTTLWNPASLVDAPADSRRRLTPPTPPSRPPPGLTRADRVPQSWGGEKLEDGGRRRTEGTERCASVRGVGLTETGSWSKAEQDRAVQSLYHRHHTSNLYHRSCVAPDAGRQHQTASPPPLRERQPHDSMLVYDEVLQQHRWLLSKLDLEERKRREAREGGYYYEQNESYDESDEEEVKAHLRRVTEQPPLKLDTSSEKVDFLRVCGLTTLTHRDELLAWKRRKRRRVMRERSLSPQAVRCKRKTSSPSKITTPLTTPYSAEQMDSTPKLEEKKDFLLMFNLSHVSPQQRRDKERTEELLRAIQRKTVTLDTLRYNPLPLSSSPPALSSGESSSASPSCQSNGHLDPDSPSPSPPHLLKPKRRLQNDTLKPALDSHTACIPLPSTLHREKAEFTEAPSNKKHQGIQSSVVASPQKKEPSPVQNGWNRPPESFTPEAFAQHFHQAVLQSTNSTLQSKGISNCISGTSLKAGRSFPHSNSHLKSSNPNHASQHTHINGHHFHFPAVSKNTPGPQENLSDEDESSQEEEDEEEELEASSNKWRGIEAIFEAYQEYVDEWSIERQVLHGQCKRLEVQNYNLTRTAEQLSLTMGELVSQRQKVREERERLQAQLEHFRRCLTLPSIHWGRGQINGHTPR from the exons gtATGAACCATGAGTCCAATAAATCACCATCATTAGGAATGATCTCCACGGCAAACCGAACCACGGCTACCGTCAGTCCCCTCAGCCCGTTAACCAATGGGAACGCAGCTGCTCAGTCTGCAAACGGATTCGCTGCTGCCCTGCGTAAACTGGCCAAACAGGCCGAGGATCCCAGAG GTTCTGCTGTTAGCGGCGACTCGTCTCCCGTCACTTCCCCGGCTACCAGCCACAGTTCCCCGGTCACCACACCTAAGCGGGGCTCATTAGGACCCCTTCTGGGCCAGACCAGGGGTCTCGGTGTCCCCAACCCTCCTCCGGTTGTGACCATTGCCCCTACCAAGACCAGCAACGGCCTGTGGAGGGCCGACGGACGGCAG GTGGAGCCAAGTGTTCAGGGCCTCAGCAGGGAGCGGGTCAGCGCTGACAACACCCAGCAACAGCAGGATAAGAGGACTCCTCTTGCCCACTCCCCACACCATCTTCCTCACCCCTTCAGCCTCACCCCCAGCAACATCATGCAAGACCCCAGAATACAGAGCCTTAG TTTGCCGGGGCAGATGCACCCTGTGGTTCCATCGGGGGCCGTCCCAGAGGAGTATCTGAGAGCGCTCCGGCCCTTCGCCGCCGCCTCCGACGACCTCCGCCTGACCTCTCTGCCCCTGACCCTTGACCCCGCCGCTGCTGCCGCCcacgctgcagctgctgctgctgcgtaCTATCACCCTGCCTATTTGCACCACCCGCTGTCCCTACCGAG GATGGAGGAGTCTCTGTGTCTTTCTGCACTGCGGTCGCAGTTCTACTCTGTGGCTGGGGGGGGCACCTTCCCTCCTCTCCACCCGTCTGCCCTCCACCTACACCTGCCTGGAGGCCCCTACGCTGGAGACCTGAACCACCCAGCACTGGCTGAGAG GCTACAGATGGAGAACGAGCTCCGCCAGCGAGAGATGCAGCAAGAGCGCGAACGAGAGAAGGAAAGGGAGCGCGAGGCTGGGCTGGAACGGGAGAGGGAGcgcgagagggagagagagagggaggaggaacgAGGGAGAGAGCGGGAGAGAGAGCTggacagacagaaggagaggcagagggagaggCAGCAGCAGATGGTCAGGGAGGCGGAGAGCCACTACCTGGCCGAGCTGCAGGCTCGGATGGCGCCACCAGAGGACAGGGCCTGGCCCGGGGAGAGGATGACCCCGAACAGACCGG ATAAAACCAAGGACTCAGAGCACCCAGGTCTACCAGCCCCCAAACCCCTGTCCCTGCAGCCTGGCCTAAACTCCTCCAGAAGCTCCATTCCTCACTCGGTGCCCAGCCTGGTGCCCTGTCACCTGGGGAAGCatcacgctgctgctgctgctgctgctggggggatCCATGGGACGCTGGCGGCTGCAGCGTTGACTCACAGGATGAGCGAAGCAGCATGGTTAACACATCAGCGAAGACAAGGGCAGGAGAGGGAAGGTCCATTGGAGATGGGTCTCAATTCACCTGGGAAATGGGCGGAGCCAAAGAGAGACAACCACAG AACCAACTCAGTACGTCACATCACGGGCAGCAAAGATGTGACTCCCTGCCTCGGTGCCCCACCCCCCCTTATCTCCCCCAAGAGTCTCCATCATCCTCCTGCCCCTTCCACTACACTGTGGAACCCAGCCTCCCTTGTCGACGCTCCTGCAGACTCACGCAGGAGACTCACCCCTCCCACACCGCCCAGTCGACCTCCACCCGGACTGACCAGAGCTGACAGAGTCCCccagagctgggggggggagAAGCTGGAAGATGGAGgcagaaggagaacagaaggaaCGGAAAGATGCGCCTCAGTGAGAGGAGTTGGTTTGACAGAAACAGGCTCCTGGAGCAAGGCGGAGCAGGACCGAGCCGTCCAGAGCCTTTACCACCGGCATCACACCAGCAACCTCTACCACAGGTCGTGTGTGGCTCCTGATGCTGGGAGGCAGCACCAAACGGCCTCCCCACCCCCGCTGAGGGAACGCCAGCCACATGACAGCATGCTGGTGTACGACGAGGTTCTCCAGCAGCACCGCTGGCTGCTCAGTAAGCTGgacctggaggagaggaagaggagggaggctAGAGAGGGAG GTTATTACTATGAACAGAATGAGTCATATGATGagagcgatgaagaggaggtgaaaGCCCATTTGAGGAGAGTGACAGAACAGCCTCCACTGAAATTGGACACATCCTCAGAG AAAGTGGActttctgcgtgtgtgtggtcTAACTACACTGACCCATCGTGATGAGCTCCTCgcatggaagaggaggaagaggaggagggtgatgagagaGCGCAGTCTCTCTCCACAGGCTGTGCGATGCAAGAGAAAGACCTCCTCGCCTTCGAAAATCACAACTCCTTTAACGACCCCGTACTCAGCCGAGCAGATGGACAGCACCCcgaagctggaggagaagaaggactTCCTCCTCATGTTCAACCTTTCCCATGTTAGCCCCCAGCAGAGGAGAG ATAAGGAGAGGACAGAGGAGCTCCTGAGGGCAATTCAGAGGAAGACTGTGACGTTGGATACACTCCGATATAATCCTTTACCTCTGAGCAGCAGTCCTCCTGCTCTGTCATCTG GCGAATCCTCATCTGCTTCTCCGTCGTGTCAATCAAACGGGCATTTGGACCCAGACTCCCCCAGCCCTTCCCCTCCCCACCTTCTCAAACCGAAGCGTCGCCTCCAGAATGACACACTCAAACCTGCTCTGGACTCCCACACAGCCTGCATCCCTCTGCCCTCAACTCTCCATCGTGAAAAGGCTGAATTCACGGAGGCTCCATCAAACAAGAAGCACCAGGGAATCCAGAGCAGCGTTGTGGCTTCTCCTCAGAAAAAGGAGCCAAGTCCTGTGCAGAATGGATGGAATCGCCCCCCTGAGAGCTTCACACCAGAGGCCTTTGCTCAGCATTTCCATCAGGCTGTGCTGCAGTCCACAAACAGCACGCTGCAGAGTAAAG GAATCTCAAACTGCATCTCTGGCACCAGCCTGAAGGCCGGCCGTTCATTTCCTCACAGCAACTCTCATCTGAAAAGCTCAAATCCTAACCACGCctctcagcacacacacatcaatggCCATCACTTCCATTTCCCCGCAGTCAGCAAGAACACTCCAGGACCACAGGAAAACCTTTCTGATGAGGATGAGTCtagtcaggaggaggaagacgaggaggaagagttgGAAGCATCATCAAATAAGTGGAGAGGAATTGAAGCTATTTTTGAGGCCTACCAGGAGTATGTTGATG AATGGAGTATAGAGAGGCAGGTTCTTCATGGACAGTGTAAAAGACTTGAAGTACAGAATTACAACCTGACCCGAACTGCAGAGCAGCTCTCTCTCACTATGGGG GAGCTGGTGAGCCAGAGGCAGAAagtcagagaggagagggagagactgcAAGCTCAGCTGGAGCACTTCAGGCGATGTTTAACACTACCCAGCATTCACTGGGGCAGGGGCCAAATCAATGGGCACACACCGAGGTGA
- the LOC137594220 gene encoding genetic suppressor element 1-like isoform X3 gives MNHESNKSPSLGMISTANRTTATVSPLSPLTNGNAAAQSANGFAAALRKLAKQAEDPRGSAVSGDSSPVTSPATSHSSPVTTPKRGSLGPLLGQTRGLGVPNPPPVVTIAPTKTSNGLWRADGRQVRRVEPSVQGLSRERVSADNTQQQQDKRTPLAHSPHHLPHPFSLTPSNIMQDPRIQSLSLPGQMHPVVPSGAVPEEYLRALRPFAAASDDLRLTSLPLTLDPAAAAAHAAAAAAAYYHPAYLHHPLSLPRMEESLCLSALRSQFYSVAGGGTFPPLHPSALHLHLPGGPYAGDLNHPALAERLQMENELRQREMQQEREREKEREREAGLEREREREREREREEERGRERERELDRQKERQRERQQQMVREAESHYLAELQARMAPPEDRAWPGERMTPNRPDKTKDSEHPGLPAPKPLSLQPGLNSSRSSIPHSVPSLVPCHLGKHHAAAAAAAGGIHGTLAAAALTHRMSEAAWLTHQRRQGQEREGPLEMGLNSPGKWAEPKRDNHRTNSVRHITGSKDVTPCLGAPPPLISPKSLHHPPAPSTTLWNPASLVDAPADSRRRLTPPTPPSRPPPGLTRADRVPQSWGGEKLEDGGRRRTEGTERCASVRGVGLTETGSWSKAEQDRAVQSLYHRHHTSNLYHRSCVAPDAGRQHQTASPPPLRERQPHDSMLVYDEVLQQHRWLLSKLDLEERKRREAREGGYYYEQNESYDESDEEEVKAHLRRVTEQPPLKLDTSSEKVDFLRVCGLTTLTHRDELLAWKRRKRRRVMRERSLSPQAVRCKRKTSSPSKITTPLTTPYSAEQMDSTPKLEEKKDFLLMFNLSHVSPQQRRDKERTEELLRAIQRKTVTLDTLRYNPLPLSSSPPALSSGESSSASPSCQSNGHLDPDSPSPSPPHLLKPKRRLQNDTLKPALDSHTACIPLPSTLHREKAEFTEAPSNKKHQGIQSSVVASPQKKEPSPVQNGWNRPPESFTPEAFAQHFHQAVLQSTNSTLQSKGISNCISGTSLKAGRSFPHSNSHLKSSNPNHASQHTHINGHHFHFPAVSKNTPGPQENLSDEDESSQEEEDEEEELEASSNKWRGIEAIFEAYQEYVDEWSIERQVLHGQCKRLEVQNYNLTRTAEQLSLTMGELVSQRQKVREERERLQAQLEHFRRCLTLPSIHWGRGQINGHTPR, from the exons ATGAACCATGAGTCCAATAAATCACCATCATTAGGAATGATCTCCACGGCAAACCGAACCACGGCTACCGTCAGTCCCCTCAGCCCGTTAACCAATGGGAACGCAGCTGCTCAGTCTGCAAACGGATTCGCTGCTGCCCTGCGTAAACTGGCCAAACAGGCCGAGGATCCCAGAG GTTCTGCTGTTAGCGGCGACTCGTCTCCCGTCACTTCCCCGGCTACCAGCCACAGTTCCCCGGTCACCACACCTAAGCGGGGCTCATTAGGACCCCTTCTGGGCCAGACCAGGGGTCTCGGTGTCCCCAACCCTCCTCCGGTTGTGACCATTGCCCCTACCAAGACCAGCAACGGCCTGTGGAGGGCCGACGGACGGCAGGTGAGGAGG GTGGAGCCAAGTGTTCAGGGCCTCAGCAGGGAGCGGGTCAGCGCTGACAACACCCAGCAACAGCAGGATAAGAGGACTCCTCTTGCCCACTCCCCACACCATCTTCCTCACCCCTTCAGCCTCACCCCCAGCAACATCATGCAAGACCCCAGAATACAGAGCCTTAG TTTGCCGGGGCAGATGCACCCTGTGGTTCCATCGGGGGCCGTCCCAGAGGAGTATCTGAGAGCGCTCCGGCCCTTCGCCGCCGCCTCCGACGACCTCCGCCTGACCTCTCTGCCCCTGACCCTTGACCCCGCCGCTGCTGCCGCCcacgctgcagctgctgctgctgcgtaCTATCACCCTGCCTATTTGCACCACCCGCTGTCCCTACCGAG GATGGAGGAGTCTCTGTGTCTTTCTGCACTGCGGTCGCAGTTCTACTCTGTGGCTGGGGGGGGCACCTTCCCTCCTCTCCACCCGTCTGCCCTCCACCTACACCTGCCTGGAGGCCCCTACGCTGGAGACCTGAACCACCCAGCACTGGCTGAGAG GCTACAGATGGAGAACGAGCTCCGCCAGCGAGAGATGCAGCAAGAGCGCGAACGAGAGAAGGAAAGGGAGCGCGAGGCTGGGCTGGAACGGGAGAGGGAGcgcgagagggagagagagagggaggaggaacgAGGGAGAGAGCGGGAGAGAGAGCTggacagacagaaggagaggcagagggagaggCAGCAGCAGATGGTCAGGGAGGCGGAGAGCCACTACCTGGCCGAGCTGCAGGCTCGGATGGCGCCACCAGAGGACAGGGCCTGGCCCGGGGAGAGGATGACCCCGAACAGACCGG ATAAAACCAAGGACTCAGAGCACCCAGGTCTACCAGCCCCCAAACCCCTGTCCCTGCAGCCTGGCCTAAACTCCTCCAGAAGCTCCATTCCTCACTCGGTGCCCAGCCTGGTGCCCTGTCACCTGGGGAAGCatcacgctgctgctgctgctgctgctggggggatCCATGGGACGCTGGCGGCTGCAGCGTTGACTCACAGGATGAGCGAAGCAGCATGGTTAACACATCAGCGAAGACAAGGGCAGGAGAGGGAAGGTCCATTGGAGATGGGTCTCAATTCACCTGGGAAATGGGCGGAGCCAAAGAGAGACAACCACAG AACCAACTCAGTACGTCACATCACGGGCAGCAAAGATGTGACTCCCTGCCTCGGTGCCCCACCCCCCCTTATCTCCCCCAAGAGTCTCCATCATCCTCCTGCCCCTTCCACTACACTGTGGAACCCAGCCTCCCTTGTCGACGCTCCTGCAGACTCACGCAGGAGACTCACCCCTCCCACACCGCCCAGTCGACCTCCACCCGGACTGACCAGAGCTGACAGAGTCCCccagagctgggggggggagAAGCTGGAAGATGGAGgcagaaggagaacagaaggaaCGGAAAGATGCGCCTCAGTGAGAGGAGTTGGTTTGACAGAAACAGGCTCCTGGAGCAAGGCGGAGCAGGACCGAGCCGTCCAGAGCCTTTACCACCGGCATCACACCAGCAACCTCTACCACAGGTCGTGTGTGGCTCCTGATGCTGGGAGGCAGCACCAAACGGCCTCCCCACCCCCGCTGAGGGAACGCCAGCCACATGACAGCATGCTGGTGTACGACGAGGTTCTCCAGCAGCACCGCTGGCTGCTCAGTAAGCTGgacctggaggagaggaagaggagggaggctAGAGAGGGAG GTTATTACTATGAACAGAATGAGTCATATGATGagagcgatgaagaggaggtgaaaGCCCATTTGAGGAGAGTGACAGAACAGCCTCCACTGAAATTGGACACATCCTCAGAG AAAGTGGActttctgcgtgtgtgtggtcTAACTACACTGACCCATCGTGATGAGCTCCTCgcatggaagaggaggaagaggaggagggtgatgagagaGCGCAGTCTCTCTCCACAGGCTGTGCGATGCAAGAGAAAGACCTCCTCGCCTTCGAAAATCACAACTCCTTTAACGACCCCGTACTCAGCCGAGCAGATGGACAGCACCCcgaagctggaggagaagaaggactTCCTCCTCATGTTCAACCTTTCCCATGTTAGCCCCCAGCAGAGGAGAG ATAAGGAGAGGACAGAGGAGCTCCTGAGGGCAATTCAGAGGAAGACTGTGACGTTGGATACACTCCGATATAATCCTTTACCTCTGAGCAGCAGTCCTCCTGCTCTGTCATCTG GCGAATCCTCATCTGCTTCTCCGTCGTGTCAATCAAACGGGCATTTGGACCCAGACTCCCCCAGCCCTTCCCCTCCCCACCTTCTCAAACCGAAGCGTCGCCTCCAGAATGACACACTCAAACCTGCTCTGGACTCCCACACAGCCTGCATCCCTCTGCCCTCAACTCTCCATCGTGAAAAGGCTGAATTCACGGAGGCTCCATCAAACAAGAAGCACCAGGGAATCCAGAGCAGCGTTGTGGCTTCTCCTCAGAAAAAGGAGCCAAGTCCTGTGCAGAATGGATGGAATCGCCCCCCTGAGAGCTTCACACCAGAGGCCTTTGCTCAGCATTTCCATCAGGCTGTGCTGCAGTCCACAAACAGCACGCTGCAGAGTAAAG GAATCTCAAACTGCATCTCTGGCACCAGCCTGAAGGCCGGCCGTTCATTTCCTCACAGCAACTCTCATCTGAAAAGCTCAAATCCTAACCACGCctctcagcacacacacatcaatggCCATCACTTCCATTTCCCCGCAGTCAGCAAGAACACTCCAGGACCACAGGAAAACCTTTCTGATGAGGATGAGTCtagtcaggaggaggaagacgaggaggaagagttgGAAGCATCATCAAATAAGTGGAGAGGAATTGAAGCTATTTTTGAGGCCTACCAGGAGTATGTTGATG AATGGAGTATAGAGAGGCAGGTTCTTCATGGACAGTGTAAAAGACTTGAAGTACAGAATTACAACCTGACCCGAACTGCAGAGCAGCTCTCTCTCACTATGGGG GAGCTGGTGAGCCAGAGGCAGAAagtcagagaggagagggagagactgcAAGCTCAGCTGGAGCACTTCAGGCGATGTTTAACACTACCCAGCATTCACTGGGGCAGGGGCCAAATCAATGGGCACACACCGAGGTGA